In one window of Psychrobacter sp. P2G3 DNA:
- the rseP gene encoding RIP metalloprotease RseP, producing the protein MTFLLTLLAAIFVLGPLIALHEWGHYIVARLCGVKVLTYSIGFGPKLTGWTSKKSGIDYRISMLPLGGYVKMLDEREGEVAKDELHLAFNRQHPLKKIAIVAAGPIMNFIIAIALFWVLFMTPSEQLATKIGQVLPDTPAAMAQLPVGDKIIAVDGHEVQTWEGINYRLAGRMGETDNVSITLQLDEQSTDAAKTYQAPVTQFMQGDAKGKDALTSFGMLPWQPQIAPIIGDLSADGAALRQGLAVGDRITAINDKEIKDWISATRIIRDNPEVLLSFTVIRDGKTVQLQIMPQGKKDNLGNAYGQIGAMVEQSEIVIPDAYKTTVVYGPGEAMVKSFEKTEQLAVMTVSSMGKMISGMIGLDNLSGPITIAKVAKQSFDISWEMVLSTAALISLSLAVLNLLPIPVLDGGHIVYYLIELIRGKPLSEGVQTVGLNIGLLLLAGFMVLAIGNDISRLF; encoded by the coding sequence ATGACGTTTTTACTAACGCTACTAGCGGCGATTTTTGTCTTAGGGCCTCTGATTGCACTGCATGAATGGGGTCATTATATAGTGGCACGACTATGCGGCGTCAAAGTGCTGACGTATTCTATTGGTTTTGGCCCAAAGCTGACTGGCTGGACGAGCAAAAAAAGCGGTATTGACTACCGCATATCTATGTTGCCATTGGGTGGTTATGTCAAAATGCTTGATGAGCGGGAAGGTGAGGTAGCAAAAGATGAGCTGCATTTGGCCTTTAATCGCCAGCATCCGCTAAAAAAGATTGCTATCGTTGCTGCTGGTCCAATCATGAACTTTATTATCGCGATTGCGCTATTTTGGGTATTGTTTATGACCCCATCTGAGCAATTGGCCACTAAGATTGGACAAGTTTTACCAGATACTCCAGCGGCAATGGCACAGTTGCCAGTCGGGGATAAAATTATCGCGGTTGATGGTCATGAAGTACAGACGTGGGAAGGCATTAATTACCGCTTGGCAGGACGGATGGGTGAGACAGATAACGTCAGCATTACTCTGCAATTAGATGAACAATCTACGGATGCTGCGAAGACCTATCAAGCACCTGTGACGCAGTTTATGCAAGGCGATGCTAAAGGAAAAGATGCGTTAACCAGTTTTGGAATGTTACCTTGGCAACCACAGATTGCGCCAATCATTGGTGACTTATCTGCTGATGGCGCAGCGCTTCGTCAAGGCTTAGCAGTAGGCGATCGCATCACTGCGATTAACGATAAAGAAATCAAAGATTGGATTAGCGCCACACGAATTATTCGTGATAATCCAGAAGTACTACTAAGCTTTACCGTCATACGTGATGGCAAGACAGTACAGCTACAAATTATGCCACAAGGCAAGAAAGACAATCTTGGTAATGCCTACGGTCAGATTGGCGCTATGGTTGAACAATCTGAGATTGTCATTCCTGATGCGTATAAAACCACGGTGGTCTACGGCCCTGGTGAAGCAATGGTAAAATCGTTTGAAAAAACTGAACAGCTGGCAGTAATGACAGTCAGCTCAATGGGAAAAATGATATCAGGTATGATCGGTCTTGATAATTTATCTGGACCTATTACTATCGCTAAAGTCGCTAAACAGAGCTTTGATATCAGCTGGGAGATGGTGCTATCTACTGCTGCTTTGATCAGCCTAAGCTTGGCAGTTTTGAATCTATTACCAATTCCTGTATTAGATGGTGGCCATATTGTGTACTATCTTATCGAGTTGATTCGCGGTAAGCCGTTATCGGAAGGGGTCCAAACCGTAGGATTAAATATTGGTTTACTCTTGCTGGCAGGTTTCATGGTGTTAGCGATTGGTAATGATATCAGTAGGCTGTTTTAG
- the frr gene encoding ribosome recycling factor, which translates to MINEIKKDGEARMAKTLEALEGTFSKVRTGRAHPGMLSGVMVSYYGADTPLNQVASVNVEDSRTLLVQPFERTMVQAIDKAIREADLGLNPMTADVIRVPMPALTEETRRDMQKLARGEAENSRVSIRNIRRDMMNDIKDLAKEKEISEDEERRASDDIQKITDKFIETIDKKLDTKETELMAV; encoded by the coding sequence ATGATTAATGAGATTAAGAAAGACGGCGAAGCTCGTATGGCCAAGACTTTAGAGGCGCTTGAGGGCACTTTTAGTAAGGTTCGTACTGGTCGTGCACACCCAGGCATGCTGTCAGGCGTTATGGTTAGCTATTATGGTGCAGATACACCGCTTAACCAAGTAGCGAGTGTCAATGTTGAAGATTCGCGTACGCTACTAGTGCAGCCATTTGAGCGCACTATGGTACAAGCGATAGATAAAGCCATTCGTGAAGCAGATTTGGGTCTTAATCCAATGACTGCCGATGTGATTCGCGTACCAATGCCAGCTTTGACAGAAGAGACTCGCCGCGATATGCAAAAACTTGCGCGTGGTGAAGCTGAAAACAGCCGTGTTTCTATCCGTAATATCCGCCGCGATATGATGAACGACATCAAAGATTTGGCAAAAGAAAAAGAAATATCAGAAGATGAAGAGCGCCGTGCTAGTGATGATATTCAAAAGATCACTGATAAGTTCATCGAGACTATCGATAAAAAACTTGATACTAAAGAGACTGAGTTGATGGCAGTATAA
- the uppS gene encoding polyprenyl diphosphate synthase — protein sequence MSTSAPLGSIIIPRHIAIIMDGNNRYGKANALGRGEGHIAGKDALDPIVEYCLDTGIEVLTVFAFSSENWQRPPSEVALLMRLLTSTIHEQMPRMNKYRIRLRFIGDRSQLDNDLQALMLDAEAKTAHFEAMTLVIAISYGGQWDIANAAKQLAQQVEAGNLRAEDIDNDLLGKYVQLADEPAVDMLIRTGGEYRISNFLLWQSAYAELFFTQTLWPNFVADELADMIKEFAQRQRRFGKTSEQVETQALR from the coding sequence ATGTCTACTTCAGCCCCTTTGGGTTCTATCATTATCCCTCGTCATATCGCTATCATCATGGATGGCAATAACCGTTATGGCAAAGCAAATGCTTTAGGTCGCGGTGAAGGACATATTGCCGGCAAAGATGCACTAGATCCTATTGTTGAGTATTGTCTAGATACTGGCATTGAGGTGCTCACAGTATTTGCATTTTCAAGTGAAAACTGGCAACGACCGCCAAGCGAAGTGGCGTTACTTATGCGTCTGCTGACCTCAACGATTCACGAGCAAATGCCGCGAATGAATAAGTACCGTATTCGGCTACGTTTTATCGGTGACCGCAGTCAGCTCGACAATGACTTACAAGCGTTGATGCTGGATGCAGAAGCTAAAACGGCACATTTTGAAGCGATGACACTAGTGATTGCTATCAGTTATGGTGGTCAGTGGGATATCGCCAATGCCGCAAAACAGTTGGCTCAACAAGTTGAAGCGGGTAATTTACGTGCTGAAGACATTGATAATGATTTGCTAGGTAAATACGTACAGCTAGCCGATGAGCCTGCTGTAGATATGTTAATAAGAACAGGCGGTGAATATAGGATTTCTAATTTCTTATTGTGGCAATCAGCCTATGCAGAGTTATTCTTCACCCAAACATTGTGGCCAAATTTTGTTGCAGATGAACTTGCAGACATGATTAAAGAGTTTGCGCAGCGTCAACGCCGCTTTGGTAAAACTAGCGAACAAGTTGAGACGCAGGCATTGCGCTAG
- the ispC gene encoding 1-deoxy-D-xylulose-5-phosphate reductoisomerase yields MTQRIAVLGATGSIGDSTLAILASHPQDYDVYALSGHQRLDKLFALCQQFEPTRVCVSTADVDSFAKRLGAAGLTIDVVGGDNGLIDIVTDTQVDTVVAAIVGAAGLPSTLAAARAGKRILLANKEALVMAGQVMIAAVKSHNATLLPIDSEHNAIFQCLPTSIQQNNTQIHEPSHGVRKLWLTASGGPFLQQSFEQMQRASVAEAVKHPNWSMGQKISVDSATMMNKGLELIEACHLFDLPENKINVVIHPQSIIHSMVEYSDGSFLAQLGSPDMKTPIAHALSYPKRIDSGSQPLDLYALSGLEFIEPDLQKFACLRLARQAMQAGTQATIVLNAANEIVVAAFLAGQLRLTDIAEINERALTEIQVPLLDENADIEDILAIDKIARQHTEALVAKML; encoded by the coding sequence ATGACGCAACGCATCGCTGTACTTGGCGCAACGGGCTCTATTGGTGATAGCACGTTAGCAATTCTAGCGTCGCATCCACAAGACTATGACGTCTATGCTTTATCAGGTCATCAGCGTTTAGATAAACTATTTGCACTATGCCAGCAGTTTGAGCCGACACGTGTATGTGTGTCGACGGCTGATGTCGATAGTTTTGCTAAGCGACTTGGCGCGGCAGGCTTAACGATTGATGTGGTAGGCGGTGATAATGGTTTAATAGACATCGTAACCGATACGCAGGTTGATACCGTAGTCGCAGCTATAGTTGGGGCGGCAGGACTGCCATCGACATTAGCTGCTGCGCGCGCTGGTAAGCGTATTTTGCTTGCCAACAAAGAGGCGCTCGTCATGGCAGGGCAAGTGATGATTGCAGCAGTCAAGAGCCATAATGCAACCTTGTTACCTATTGATTCTGAACACAATGCAATTTTTCAATGCTTGCCGACGTCTATTCAGCAAAATAATACTCAGATTCATGAGCCAAGCCATGGCGTACGAAAACTATGGCTAACCGCTTCAGGTGGACCATTTTTACAACAGTCTTTTGAGCAAATGCAGCGGGCAAGTGTAGCCGAAGCAGTCAAACACCCAAACTGGTCGATGGGTCAAAAGATATCGGTCGATTCTGCAACGATGATGAATAAGGGGTTAGAGCTAATAGAGGCCTGTCATTTATTCGATCTACCAGAGAATAAGATAAATGTGGTTATTCATCCACAAAGTATCATTCACTCAATGGTAGAATATAGCGATGGTAGCTTTTTAGCGCAGCTTGGCAGTCCAGATATGAAAACGCCAATCGCGCATGCCTTGAGTTATCCTAAGCGTATTGATAGTGGCTCACAGCCATTAGATTTATATGCGTTAAGTGGGTTGGAGTTTATCGAACCTGACTTACAGAAATTTGCTTGTCTTCGTCTTGCACGTCAAGCCATGCAGGCAGGTACGCAAGCTACTATAGTACTGAACGCTGCTAATGAAATTGTAGTCGCCGCATTTTTAGCGGGACAGTTGCGATTAACTGATATTGCTGAGATTAATGAACGAGCGTTAACCGAGATACAAGTGCCACTATTAGATGAAAATGCTGATATTGAAGATATTTTGGCGATTGATAAAATAGCACGGCAACATACCGAAGCGCTTGTCGCTAAAATGTTATAA
- the rimO gene encoding 30S ribosomal protein S12 methylthiotransferase RimO has product MPNISTESINTTITTSQPASTPKDTATIFNPAKLNIAQEQSQADTSQPYHHKANHNQNRSIEQSSNVVSATSNKATAATANAPVNAAPKIGFVSLGCPKALVDSERIITELSRDGYQVASDYEGADLVVVNTCGFIESAVQESLDAIGEAISKNGKVIVTGCLGKEADKIRKMHPAVLAVTGAHAYDEVITAVAQHVPKPNRSLDANYDPKIDLINEAGIKLTPSHYAYLKISEGCNHRCTFCIIPSLRGDLVSRPIDNVMNEAMALKNAGVKELLIISQDTSAYGLDLKYKTSFWNGMPLKSKFYDLCQALNDLGIWVRLHYVYPYPHVDKVVELMGEKKLLPYLDIPFQHASHRILKAMKRPAHSENTLARIHAWRKICPDIVIRSTFVVGFPGETEEDFQCLLDWLVEARLDRVGAFTYSEVEGAVANDLPDHVPEDVKQSRYERLMTLQQDISAQKLQEKIGKTLTVLVDEIDYDENVAICRSYADAPEIDGHVYVDDITAKVKVGAFLTVTIDDASEYDLFASYQG; this is encoded by the coding sequence ATGCCCAATATTTCTACCGAGTCGATTAATACGACCATTACCACCTCACAGCCAGCTTCTACACCAAAAGACACTGCCACCATTTTTAATCCTGCTAAGCTAAATATAGCGCAAGAGCAGAGTCAGGCAGATACTAGCCAACCTTACCATCATAAAGCCAACCACAATCAAAACCGTAGCATTGAGCAAAGCAGCAATGTGGTTTCAGCTACGTCAAATAAAGCGACAGCAGCAACTGCTAATGCACCAGTTAACGCAGCACCGAAGATTGGTTTTGTGTCACTAGGTTGCCCAAAAGCATTGGTGGATAGTGAGCGCATTATCACTGAGCTGAGCCGTGATGGTTATCAAGTGGCGAGCGACTACGAAGGTGCAGACCTAGTTGTGGTGAATACTTGCGGCTTTATTGAATCAGCGGTACAAGAGTCGCTTGATGCAATCGGTGAGGCGATCAGCAAAAACGGTAAAGTTATCGTCACAGGCTGCTTGGGTAAAGAGGCGGATAAAATCCGTAAAATGCACCCAGCCGTCTTAGCAGTGACCGGTGCGCATGCTTATGATGAAGTGATTACAGCAGTTGCACAGCATGTACCCAAGCCAAATCGTAGCCTAGATGCAAACTACGATCCGAAAATAGATTTGATCAATGAAGCGGGTATTAAATTGACCCCAAGCCATTATGCTTATCTAAAAATATCAGAAGGTTGCAACCATCGTTGTACTTTCTGCATTATTCCAAGTTTGCGCGGTGACTTGGTTTCGCGTCCGATTGATAATGTGATGAATGAAGCGATGGCGCTTAAGAATGCTGGCGTGAAAGAGTTGCTCATTATTTCACAAGATACTTCCGCTTATGGGCTAGATCTTAAATATAAGACCAGCTTTTGGAATGGTATGCCGCTTAAGTCGAAATTTTATGACTTATGCCAAGCGCTAAATGACTTAGGTATTTGGGTACGTTTGCATTATGTCTATCCGTATCCGCACGTGGATAAAGTTGTTGAATTGATGGGCGAGAAAAAACTATTGCCATATCTCGACATTCCCTTTCAACATGCCAGCCACCGCATCCTAAAAGCGATGAAGCGTCCGGCGCATAGTGAAAACACCTTGGCACGTATTCATGCTTGGCGTAAAATTTGCCCTGATATCGTCATTCGTTCAACTTTTGTCGTCGGTTTCCCTGGTGAGACGGAAGAAGACTTCCAATGCTTGCTTGATTGGCTGGTCGAAGCGCGCCTTGATCGCGTTGGCGCTTTTACGTATTCAGAAGTAGAAGGTGCGGTTGCTAATGATCTGCCCGATCACGTACCTGAAGACGTCAAGCAATCTCGTTATGAGCGTTTAATGACGCTACAACAAGACATATCAGCGCAAAAGCTGCAAGAGAAAATCGGCAAAACCTTAACCGTCTTGGTTGATGAAATTGATTATGATGAAAATGTTGCTATTTGCCGTAGCTATGCCGATGCACCAGAGATTGATGGTCATGTGTACGTTGACGATATCACCGCCAAAGTGAAAGTCGGAGCGTTCTTAACTGTCACCATTGATGATGCTAGCGAATATGACTTATTTGCCAGTTATCAAGGCTAA
- the pyrH gene encoding UMP kinase, translated as MSDKNPRYSRILLKLSGEALAGGKDMGIDTEVLDKMSLSIAHLRGLGVQVGIVVGGGNLYRGAQLQKEGLVGRVTGDQMGMLATVMNGLAMRDALERRNIKTRLMSALPIGEVTESYSSRNAIRYLKNGDVCIFVAGTGNPFFTTDTAACLRGIEIEAGLILKATKVDGVYDKDPSLHSDAVKYDGLTFDEVLEQKLGVMDLTAIALCREHNVPLQVFDMTKPNALLNVIMGENEGTRVYH; from the coding sequence ATGTCTGACAAAAATCCCCGTTACTCTCGCATATTGCTCAAATTATCTGGTGAAGCCTTAGCAGGCGGCAAAGATATGGGTATTGATACCGAAGTGCTCGACAAGATGAGTTTGTCTATCGCGCACCTGCGTGGTCTTGGGGTACAAGTCGGCATCGTCGTCGGCGGCGGTAACTTATATCGCGGCGCGCAGCTACAAAAAGAAGGCCTAGTTGGCCGTGTCACTGGCGATCAAATGGGTATGCTAGCTACAGTTATGAATGGTCTTGCGATGCGTGATGCCCTTGAACGCCGCAACATCAAAACGCGTTTGATGTCAGCGTTGCCGATCGGTGAAGTAACCGAAAGTTATAGCAGCCGTAATGCGATTCGTTATCTCAAAAATGGTGACGTTTGTATCTTTGTCGCTGGTACTGGTAACCCTTTCTTTACTACCGATACCGCCGCTTGTTTGCGCGGCATTGAGATTGAAGCGGGTCTTATTCTAAAAGCGACCAAAGTTGATGGCGTCTATGATAAAGATCCAAGCTTACATAGCGATGCTGTCAAATACGACGGTTTGACCTTTGATGAAGTATTAGAACAAAAGCTTGGCGTGATGGATTTGACCGCTATTGCATTATGCCGTGAGCACAACGTACCGCTACAAGTCTTCGATATGACCAAGCCTAATGCTTTATTAAATGTCATTATGGGCGAAAATGAAGGTACGCGCGTTTATCATTAA
- a CDS encoding ATP-binding protein encodes MTTNLIPAKPTPDLVFISQHLFTAILWVDDELSITWLNAQAEQLLAISSGRLLNQSILTLLAPEELTSTDNRNHSDNNNVDVDKSIGKGINEPTCSLTERFHQAKRYQQPFIDHDHFISTPLNGNLSLSVDYSVTPVIYEQQPFFIIEMWGKDRQSRISEEQRQQQQYNVARHMLRSVAHEIKNPLAGIRGAAQLLQRQFIKFSDTFIFDNQSPSLITEPNINKNLQKTTEKLRSYTDIIISETDRLTQLIGQLLGSNQLPNWQAVNIHEPLEHVLTLVMSHYPQVTLKRDYDLSLPELDADKDQLIQVFLNLVNNACEAMTEQYSANNFESDNAKSSDLQADDDNYKPQLHIQTRVAFQHTIGSQQHKQVLQVTITDNGSGIDPALIGQIFFPMVTSRAAGTGLGLSIVQDIISRHHGMIDVSSTQFKNHSQSKKTCFTLYLPFNQPTLNA; translated from the coding sequence ATGACAACCAATCTGATACCCGCAAAACCAACACCTGACTTAGTATTTATATCACAGCATTTGTTCACAGCTATCTTATGGGTCGATGATGAACTATCAATTACTTGGTTAAACGCCCAAGCTGAGCAATTACTGGCTATTAGCAGTGGACGCTTGCTCAATCAATCAATATTGACGCTGCTTGCACCCGAAGAGTTGACGTCAACAGATAATAGAAACCATAGTGATAATAACAATGTTGATGTTGATAAGAGTATTGGTAAAGGTATCAATGAACCAACTTGCTCTTTGACAGAACGATTTCATCAAGCAAAACGCTATCAACAACCTTTCATCGATCATGATCACTTTATCAGCACACCGCTGAATGGCAATTTATCACTCTCAGTGGATTATAGTGTAACCCCAGTCATTTATGAGCAGCAGCCTTTTTTTATCATTGAGATGTGGGGCAAGGATCGACAAAGTCGCATCTCAGAAGAACAACGTCAGCAGCAACAATATAACGTTGCCCGTCATATGCTGCGCTCGGTCGCCCATGAAATCAAAAATCCGCTTGCTGGTATACGCGGTGCGGCGCAATTATTACAGCGGCAGTTCATCAAATTCAGTGACACTTTTATTTTTGATAATCAAAGCCCTTCTCTTATCACTGAACCAAATATTAATAAAAATCTGCAAAAAACCACTGAAAAGCTGCGTAGCTATACCGATATTATTATCTCAGAGACCGATCGTTTAACCCAGCTCATCGGGCAACTTCTTGGCTCTAATCAATTGCCAAACTGGCAAGCTGTCAATATTCATGAGCCGCTGGAGCATGTCCTTACCTTGGTTATGAGTCATTATCCACAAGTAACCTTAAAACGTGATTATGACTTATCTTTACCTGAATTAGATGCCGATAAAGACCAGTTGATCCAAGTATTTCTAAATTTGGTGAACAATGCTTGCGAGGCGATGACAGAGCAATATTCAGCGAATAACTTTGAGTCTGATAATGCAAAATCGAGCGACCTTCAAGCTGATGACGATAATTATAAACCACAATTGCATATCCAAACGCGCGTTGCTTTTCAGCATACTATTGGCAGTCAGCAACACAAACAAGTGCTGCAAGTCACTATTACCGATAACGGCTCAGGAATTGATCCAGCGCTAATCGGGCAAATATTTTTCCCGATGGTAACCAGCCGTGCAGCTGGTACAGGCTTAGGGCTGTCTATCGTTCAAGATATTATCAGCCGACATCATGGTATGATTGACGTTAGCTCCACTCAATTTAAGAATCATAGTCAATCCAAAAAAACATGCTTTACGCTGTATTTACCATTTAATCAGCCAACACTTAACGCGTAA
- the bamA gene encoding outer membrane protein assembly factor BamA, with translation MRTPLFMSAAGLPLVVAMMSMPAQAANFVVTDIGFNGLQRLTPDSLYPVLPVTVGDTVTDSSLAASIKALYATDNFANIQSRVEGSQLSFDVVERPIIAEVNFEGNKLIPKEGLEQGLKNAGLSAGDVLKQSTLQGVANELQQQYISQGYYNSNIEVDQTLLDGNRVKLDVRFIEGKPAKVVDINVIGNKHFSDEDIKDVFAVKESSWTRLLSKSDRYAKEKLAASLESLKALYQNDGYVRFNVDNAVLNISEDKKSVFIEISLSEGEQYQFGEINFLGEPKFANDELEKLVTFKSNEQYSQAKLDATTAALKSRYGNEGYYLAQVRPVPRINDETKVVDIDYYIDPARPIYVRRINFNGNIKTQDEVLRREMRQLEGALASNDKIQLSRTRLMRTGFFKAVNVDVKPVPNQPDQVDINYSVEEQPSGSSTIAAGYSQSGGVTFQLDLTQNNFMGTGNRVKAALSRSETRDSYSLGYTDPYFTENGVSQGVSAYYRETKYDDRNVSNYVTDSYGATLNYSYPVDETKRVSAGVNFDNTSVRGGRFLGVSNVQQLVDDGGTVENFEGNDEFSGRTGFKNDYNSYNLLLGWDYSTLDRPVFPTKGMSHNVNATLGFGDTTYQKMTYTGNLYYPVYKDVIARGYTKLGYGNDLPFYENFYAGGYGSVRGYEASTLGPRSKAYDDAVKGVSRIRDEEVGGNALVSFGSELILPMPFKGDWADQVRPVLFAEGGQVFDTTDKEDRTFLDPANNNKDTGVPLLTQDNDLRFSAGAGITWYTPIGPISLSYAVPIGDKENDETEKVQFQIGSTF, from the coding sequence ATGCGTACGCCTTTATTTATGAGTGCGGCTGGGTTGCCGTTAGTTGTAGCGATGATGAGTATGCCTGCACAGGCGGCAAACTTTGTGGTCACCGATATTGGCTTCAATGGTCTACAACGCCTAACCCCTGATAGTCTTTATCCAGTTTTACCTGTTACAGTAGGTGACACGGTTACAGATAGCAGTCTTGCAGCCAGTATTAAAGCACTGTATGCAACTGATAATTTTGCTAATATCCAAAGTCGTGTTGAAGGCAGTCAACTTAGTTTTGATGTCGTCGAACGTCCTATTATCGCTGAAGTTAACTTCGAGGGTAATAAGCTCATTCCCAAGGAAGGCTTAGAGCAAGGTCTTAAAAACGCTGGTCTATCCGCAGGTGATGTTCTTAAGCAGTCAACACTACAGGGTGTTGCGAACGAGCTACAACAGCAATATATTAGCCAAGGTTACTACAATAGTAATATCGAGGTTGATCAAACGCTACTTGACGGTAATCGCGTAAAATTAGATGTGCGCTTTATCGAAGGTAAGCCTGCCAAAGTTGTCGATATTAACGTTATCGGTAATAAGCACTTTAGTGACGAAGACATAAAAGACGTTTTTGCTGTAAAAGAATCTTCATGGACACGTCTATTATCTAAATCTGATCGCTATGCTAAAGAGAAGCTAGCAGCTAGTTTAGAGAGCTTAAAAGCATTGTATCAGAACGATGGTTACGTGCGTTTTAACGTCGATAATGCTGTGCTTAATATCAGTGAAGATAAAAAAAGTGTGTTTATCGAAATCAGCTTAAGCGAAGGCGAGCAGTATCAATTTGGTGAGATAAACTTCTTAGGTGAGCCGAAATTTGCTAACGATGAGCTCGAAAAGCTGGTTACTTTCAAATCTAACGAGCAGTACTCGCAAGCCAAGCTTGATGCGACTACTGCCGCGCTCAAAAGTCGCTATGGTAATGAAGGCTATTATTTAGCTCAGGTTCGTCCAGTGCCACGTATCAATGATGAAACTAAAGTCGTTGATATTGACTACTATATTGATCCTGCGCGTCCTATTTATGTACGCCGTATTAACTTTAATGGCAATATAAAAACACAAGATGAAGTACTACGTCGCGAGATGCGTCAGTTAGAAGGTGCATTGGCATCTAACGATAAAATTCAGCTGTCACGTACACGTTTGATGCGTACGGGTTTCTTTAAAGCTGTTAATGTCGATGTAAAGCCAGTACCTAATCAGCCAGACCAAGTCGATATCAACTATTCTGTGGAAGAGCAGCCGTCTGGTAGCTCAACGATCGCTGCTGGTTATTCGCAAAGTGGCGGTGTAACGTTCCAGTTAGATCTTACTCAAAATAACTTTATGGGTACTGGTAACCGCGTCAAAGCTGCATTATCACGCTCAGAAACGCGTGACTCTTATAGTTTAGGTTACACTGATCCGTACTTTACTGAAAATGGTGTATCACAAGGTGTTAGTGCCTACTATCGTGAGACCAAATACGATGATAGAAACGTTAGTAATTATGTTACTGACTCTTATGGTGCTACGCTGAACTACAGTTATCCTGTCGATGAAACCAAGCGTGTCAGTGCTGGAGTAAACTTCGATAATACGTCAGTACGTGGTGGACGCTTCCTTGGTGTATCAAACGTCCAACAACTTGTCGATGATGGCGGTACGGTTGAAAACTTTGAGGGAAATGATGAGTTCTCTGGACGTACAGGTTTCAAAAACGACTACAATAGCTATAACCTATTATTAGGCTGGGATTACAGTACGCTAGATCGTCCAGTATTTCCAACTAAAGGGATGAGCCATAATGTTAATGCAACCTTAGGCTTTGGCGATACGACTTATCAGAAAATGACCTATACTGGTAACCTATACTATCCTGTATATAAAGATGTGATTGCACGCGGTTATACCAAACTTGGTTATGGTAATGACTTACCATTCTACGAAAACTTCTACGCTGGTGGTTATGGTTCTGTACGTGGTTATGAGGCATCAACCCTTGGTCCTAGATCAAAAGCTTATGATGATGCTGTAAAAGGTGTTAGTCGAATTAGAGATGAGGAAGTAGGTGGTAATGCTTTAGTAAGCTTTGGTAGTGAACTAATCTTGCCGATGCCATTCAAAGGCGATTGGGCAGACCAAGTACGCCCAGTGTTATTCGCTGAAGGTGGACAAGTGTTTGATACTACCGATAAAGAAGATCGCACTTTCTTAGATCCAGCTAACAATAATAAAGACACGGGTGTACCGCTTCTCACGCAAGACAATGATTTACGTTTTAGTGCGGGCGCTGGTATTACTTGGTACACACCAATCGGTCCAATCTCTCTTAGTTACGCTGTACCCATCGGTGATAAAGAGAACGACGAGACTGAGAAAGTCCAATTCCAGATTGGTAGCACGTTCTAG
- a CDS encoding phosphatidate cytidylyltransferase produces MWQRIKTAIILIIIVGIALFASQTPIFFAPLLAIGVTIAAHEWTKLMPAWRQPVVFVMMVLAITLISLMLEVTWVLWWVASLIIWLMALSWVGKFPTHTNWYGKKLSLMGVVILTASITAMFYLWQLSAWWLMYVFLLVWCADSGAYFVGRKLGRRKMAPNVSPNKSMEGLAGGLVTGLLVVIVISVFKLQLTGVALVAFVALSAVTILASVLGDLFESMLKRRAKVKDSGTILPGHGGILDRIDSLLSATPIFALGFWGLQHLGLIVV; encoded by the coding sequence ATGTGGCAACGGATTAAAACAGCAATTATTTTAATTATTATTGTTGGGATTGCACTGTTTGCAAGTCAAACGCCCATCTTCTTTGCACCGTTACTGGCGATTGGAGTAACTATTGCTGCGCACGAATGGACGAAGCTCATGCCTGCATGGCGTCAGCCTGTCGTTTTTGTAATGATGGTGCTAGCCATAACTCTGATATCCTTGATGCTTGAAGTCACATGGGTGCTTTGGTGGGTGGCGTCTTTAATCATTTGGCTAATGGCGTTATCTTGGGTCGGTAAGTTCCCTACGCATACTAACTGGTATGGCAAAAAGCTGAGTTTGATGGGGGTGGTGATATTAACCGCATCGATCACTGCGATGTTTTACTTATGGCAGCTGTCAGCATGGTGGCTGATGTATGTATTCTTATTGGTATGGTGTGCAGACAGCGGTGCTTACTTCGTCGGGCGTAAGCTAGGTCGGCGCAAAATGGCACCCAATGTTTCTCCAAATAAGAGTATGGAAGGGCTAGCTGGTGGGTTGGTTACAGGCTTGTTAGTGGTTATCGTTATTAGTGTCTTTAAACTACAACTGACAGGTGTGGCTTTGGTCGCCTTTGTCGCGCTCTCTGCAGTGACGATTTTGGCATCAGTATTGGGTGATCTATTTGAGTCAATGCTTAAACGCCGTGCCAAAGTAAAAGACTCAGGGACCATTCTACCGGGTCATGGGGGTATTCTTGATCGTATTGATTCACTATTATCCGCTACTCCGATATTTGCGCTCGGTTTTTGGGGTCTGCAACACTTAGGGTTAATAGTTGTCTAA